The genomic window TCGGGAGTCACCCGTCCTCCGGGGCCGCTGGGCGCCACCTGGCGCAAGTCGATTCCGAGTTCGCGGGCCAGCCGCCGCGTGGACGGCGCCGCCGCCGGCGGTTCTTTGGAAGCCGTTACGGCCGGCCGGGTCTCTCCCCCGCCGGGGGGAGCCTCCAAACCGCCCGCCTTCTCGCGCGAAACGTCCTTTTCGGGAGGCGCGGCCGCGACCGCCCGGCCTTCCGCTTCGAAGGTCATGAGCACCGCTCCCACCTTGACCACCTCGCCCGGTTTCACACGGATTTCCTTCACCACGCCCGAGACCGGGGCCGGCACTTCCGTGGTGGCCTTGTCCGTCTCGATCACCATGACCGGCTGGCCGTCCAGGACCCTGTCCCCCACGGAGACCAGGACCTCGACGATCTCGCCCTCATGAATGCCTTCCCCCAGGTCCGGGAGCCTGAATTCCACGGACATATTCCTTCCTCCTCCCTTGCTGCGGCCGCGCCGTGCCGCCGGATGGACGGCGGCTCCGGATCCGCACCGGCTCTAGAAAGACAGAGTCTCCCGGGCGGCCCGAAGGATGCGCTCGGTCCCCGGCATATACTCCCGTTCCCGCTGGTAGAGCGGAATGATGACGTCGAACCCGGTGACGCGCGCGATGGGCGCCTCCAGGTAGAGAAACGATTTTTCGACGAGGCGGGCGACTATTTCGGCCCCCGGGCCGAAGCTTCGCGGCGCTTCGTGCACGAGGACCGCCCTGCCGGTTTTCTTCACCGATTGCGTGAAAAGAGAATCGTCCAACGGCGAGACCGTCAGCAGGTCGACCACCTCCGCCTCCACGCCGTCGCGTTCTTTGAGCAGCGACGCGGCTTCGAGCACGGGGTGCATGGTCGCGCCGTAGGAGATGAGGGTCACGTCCCGCCCTTCTCTGACCAGTTGCGATCTCCCGATGGGGATGGTTTCTTCCGCCTCGGGGACTTCTTCCCGAAATGCGCGGTAGACCGCCTTCGGTTCGTAAAACACCACCGGGTCCGGGTCTCGGATGGCGCTGACGAGCAGCGCGCGCGCATTTCGCGGCGAGGACGGAATCACCATTTTCAGCCCCGGCGTGTGGGCCCAGTAGGCTTCCCGACTTTCCGAATGGTGCTCCAGGGCTCTCACGCCGCCTCCGTAAGGCGCGCGCATCACCATGGGCACCCGGAAGCGCCCCTGGGATCGCCAGCGCAGCCGCGCCGCATGAGATTCCAGCTGGTGGAAGGCCAGGTAATCGAAACCCGAAAACTGCATTTCACAAACCGGCTTCAAACCGTACACGGCCATCCCGATCGAAATCCCGGCGATGCCCGATTCGGCAAGAGGGGTATCGATGACGCGTTCCGGGCCGAATTTTCCGATCAGTCCGTCGGTCACACGGAATACGCCCCCGTCCACGCCCACGTCTTCGCCCAGGACGACCACGCTGTCGTCCTTTTCCATTTCCTGTGTCAGGGCCAGGTTGATTGCCTGGACCATGGTCATCTTGGCCATTGTTGCTGTCTCCCCCGTCTCCGGTCCATGAACCGGGCCCCGCCGGCAAGCGGCGACGCCCGCGCCCGTTCAGTTCGCCTCGGTTTGCTTCGCGTCGAGCTCGCGCCTCAATTGTTCTTTCTGCTCCAGCAGGTAAGGCGGCAATTCCTCGTAGGCGTGGTCGAACATTTCCATGGGATCCGCGGGTTTTTCCGTCATCCGGGTCCAACGCTCTTCGGCTTCCTTGATTTCCGCCTGCACCTCGTCCGCGATGCCCGCCACGCTCTCCTCGGACAGCAGTCCCCGGCCGAGAAGGTACTTTTCGAACCGGATGATGGGATCGCGCCGCACCCACTGCTCGACCTCCTCCTCCCGGCGGTATTTTTTCGGGTCATCGGCGGTGGTGTGCATCGACAGCCGGTAGGTCACGCTTTCGATGAAGCTCGGGCCACCCCCCGCCCGGGCACGATCCACCGCTTCCTTGGCCGCCGCGTAAACCGCCAGGACATCGTTGCCGTCGACCTGGAGGCCCGGCATGTCGTACGCCAAGGCCTTCTGGGCAAGCGTTTTGGAGTGGCTCTGCCGGGCTCTCGGAAGCGATATGGCCCAGTGGTTGTTCTGGCAGATGAAAACGGCGGGAACCTGGAACACCGACGCGAAGTTGAGAGCCTCGTGGAAATCTCCTTCCGAGGTCGCGCCGTCACCGAAGAATGCCATCGCCACATTTTTGCCCTTCCGGTACTTGATGCCGTAGGCCAGGCCGACCGCATGCAGGGTCTGGGTGCCGACCGGGATGGAGACGGGCAGATTGTTCAGGTCGTCCGGGGTCCGGCCGCCTTCGTTGTACCCCGCATAAAGCAGGAGCACGTTTTCCAGCTTCTTTCCGCGCCACACTTCCGCCGGCATTTCCCGGAAAGACGGCACCAGCCAGTCCCCGGGTTCCAGCAGCGCCACCGCCCCCACCTGGGCCTCCTGACCCTTGATCGGGGCAAAAGTGCCGATACGCCCCTGGCGCTGCAAAATGAGCATGCGTTCGTCAAATTTGCGGCTGAGGACCATGGCCCGATAGAGCTTGACGAGCAGGCTTTCGGGAATGTCCGGTTCGAGGCTCTTGTCCACCTCACCGTTTTCGTTCAGGATGGATAGGTGCTCCACCCGATAAGGCAGTTCGATTTCTTTTCTGGGCATCGTCGATTTTCCTTCACTGTCCCGCTCGAAGAACCGCGGGGGTTCCATTACACACCGGCGGCCGCCGGATGTCGCATATCGCTCGCGCCTTCAGCCAGTTCTCTCCTCGATCCCGGCGGCTGCGTCACGACCCGGAGGAGATCCGACCGGCGGAGCACAATCCCGCCGCTACGGGTTCCCGTTTGAACATGCCGCGAACAGGCACTATCTTAGGGGCATGGGCAACGGTACCTGTGAACCGGCATAAATATAAGTACCGGGCCAGGTGTTGGCTAGGCTGGGACGTTCCCGGTCGGCGACCTTTGTCGGGTTTCCCGCAACGCGGGCGGAGCGCGAACGGGC from Syntrophobacter fumaroxidans MPOB includes these protein-coding regions:
- the pdhA gene encoding pyruvate dehydrogenase (acetyl-transferring) E1 component subunit alpha is translated as MPRKEIELPYRVEHLSILNENGEVDKSLEPDIPESLLVKLYRAMVLSRKFDERMLILQRQGRIGTFAPIKGQEAQVGAVALLEPGDWLVPSFREMPAEVWRGKKLENVLLLYAGYNEGGRTPDDLNNLPVSIPVGTQTLHAVGLAYGIKYRKGKNVAMAFFGDGATSEGDFHEALNFASVFQVPAVFICQNNHWAISLPRARQSHSKTLAQKALAYDMPGLQVDGNDVLAVYAAAKEAVDRARAGGGPSFIESVTYRLSMHTTADDPKKYRREEEVEQWVRRDPIIRFEKYLLGRGLLSEESVAGIADEVQAEIKEAEERWTRMTEKPADPMEMFDHAYEELPPYLLEQKEQLRRELDAKQTEAN
- a CDS encoding alpha-ketoacid dehydrogenase subunit beta; the encoded protein is MAKMTMVQAINLALTQEMEKDDSVVVLGEDVGVDGGVFRVTDGLIGKFGPERVIDTPLAESGIAGISIGMAVYGLKPVCEMQFSGFDYLAFHQLESHAARLRWRSQGRFRVPMVMRAPYGGGVRALEHHSESREAYWAHTPGLKMVIPSSPRNARALLVSAIRDPDPVVFYEPKAVYRAFREEVPEAEETIPIGRSQLVREGRDVTLISYGATMHPVLEAASLLKERDGVEAEVVDLLTVSPLDDSLFTQSVKKTGRAVLVHEAPRSFGPGAEIVARLVEKSFLYLEAPIARVTGFDVIIPLYQREREYMPGTERILRAARETLSF